A single genomic interval of Mangifera indica cultivar Alphonso chromosome 5, CATAS_Mindica_2.1, whole genome shotgun sequence harbors:
- the LOC123215993 gene encoding uncharacterized protein LOC123215993, producing the protein MDAYQQPHRYMGPPPPPPPQQPPPTADQHLHHHFLYQQQQQPPRPPVHPHGNQWYSNQFHYQHPSSHSPSPPPPPPSQWVTPPASSYPPPPPPPLPYPVQYHNNNYALPPRPPAPSQISQSYPQPNQDWGNPNWGHHQQSWDYSAHSGAQDWAAKAKEWANARAAMENQHFHSQFTLVSRPEEQNHYHDQYPQSSYVDTQHHSLPASGYQQFPVPAASLQQPPVAYQLENASISSAPSSYTPDVQLPYDGSSAVEPNAGFPHQENLHSSPSVHQQEVPCSYSSVTVKEEPADQKEHLHRSFPMPISSAQEGQPFAFGNQAADPMVDLSDQPLDFACRFNHDRDIHLQSSYAAHHDSVGTLRGADPVAALASVNSWTSPVASGVGFPPIPPAYQSGPQHDPSLTISAVPGPVAPQFGRFPGPGFQPAIPSTSAFGLGAGAALHPSTAFPVDAYAVSSVSERPKKASVPNWLKEEIIKNKAAITKSSIENPKEESESIDDESAHRPSGKGDQADSKSLDSSKSTEEDDDEDYVEAARTAAINQEIKRILTEVLLKVTDELFDEIATKVLMENDLTVEVNHNNISNHKVSQPPPAVPTPKASAKVLVSVKAREPETEEASENTGSSSPGDVLGLANYASDDDDAGDAEIHSMPKSKNNDVHQSSIDKLPEEVHNTAEDNSPVGLEVHNRGQRNLEFDPRKSNASTSKNNNSGAREIDNENSVDSKKLLDGNNGSGLNMTSREKIGMKTKPQLPGADFGSKELMNDNSQHTENRLRSVENDRPDSKKSSRKDRGKEIETGGSAGEKGDENRRREDERHIRKEKTDDRNGSRDKRKDYNVRPEEKTKESKSRKRSTDVDVKENRRDLEKQHRSSTKEVIDKECKWSKEENSSRNKLTSDSSKCKRRGSSSVSSKGRNSNDSSVGQANESSDDTSHDSKRKPHSRKRNLSPSPDRPRRRQVMRSPHSRPSQRRHSPYSSLETTRRRRSRSTSPVRRQR; encoded by the exons atggaCGCGTATCAACAGCCCCACCGGTATATGGGACCGCCGCCGCCGCCTCCACCTCAACAGCCACCACCCACGGCGGATCAGCATCTTCACCATCATTTCCTTTACCAACAGCAGCAGCAACCACCAAGACCGCCAGTCCATCCACATGGCAACCAATGGTACTCCAATCAATTCCACTACCAACATCCTTCATCTCACTctccttctcctcctcctcctcctccctCTCAGTGGGTTACCCCTCCCGCTTCTTCTTATCCTCCTCCACCACCTCCTCCGCTTCCTTATCCTGTGCAATACCACAACAACAACTACGCTCTTCCTCCTCGTCCTCCCGCGCCTTCGCAGATCTCTCAGTCTTATCCTCAGCCCAATCAG GATTGGGGCAATCCGAACTGGGGCCATCACCAGCAAAGCTGGGATTACAGCG CCCACAGTGGTGCACAAGATTGGGCTGCCAAGGCTAAAGAATGGGCCAATGCAAGGGCTGCAATGGAGAACCAGCATTTCCACTCCCAGTTTACGCTTGTTTCCAGACCAGAAGAACAAAATCATTACCATGATCAGTATCCGCAATCTTCTTATGTAGATACCCAACATCATTCACTTCCTGCATCTGGTTATCAACAGTTTCCAGTTCCAGCTGCATCTTTACAGCAGCCACCAGTTGCTTATCAACTGGAGAATGCATCTATAAGTTCTGCTCCATCTTCATATACTCCTGATGTGCAGTTACCCTATGATGGATCTTCAGCTGTAGAACCAAATGCTGGATTTCCTCATCAAGAAAATTTACATTCCAGTCCATCTGTTCATCAGCAGGAGGTACCTTGTAGTTATTCTTCTGTTACAG TTAAAGAAGAGCCTGCAGATCAAAAGGAACACTTGCATAGATCATTTCCTATGCCCATATCCTCTGCTCAGGAAGGGCAGCCCTTTGCTTTTGGGAATCAAGCAGCTGATCCAATGGTGGATCTTAGTGATCAACCATTAGATTTTGCGTGTAGATTTAACCATGATCGTGATATTCATTTGCAGTCTAGTTATGCTGCTCATCATGACTCAGTAGGAACACTAAGAGGTGCTGACCCTGTTGCAGCCCTGGCTTCTGTTAATTCATGGACTTCTCCAGTTGCATCTGGTGTAGGTTTTCCTCCAATTCCACCTGCTTATCAGTCAGGGCCACAG CATGATCCTTCCTTGACCATATCTGCAGTTCCTGGGCCTGTTGCACCTCAATTTGGAAGGTTTCCTGGTCCAGGATTCCAGCCAGCAATTCCATCTACCAGTGCTTTTGGCCTTGGTGCAGGAGCTGCACTTCATCCTTCAACAGCTTTCCCAGTGGATGCGTATGCGGTTTCTAGTGTTTCTGAACGCCCTAAAAAG GCTTCTGTGCCTAACTGGCTTAAAGAggaaataattaagaataaagctGCCATCACAAAGTCATCTATCGAGAATCCAAAAGAGGAATCAGAATCCATCGATGATGAATCTGCTCATAGACCATCTGGGAAAGGTGATCAGGCAGATAGCAAAAGCCTTGATTCTTCTAAATCAACAGAAGAGGATGACGATGAG GATTATGTGGAAGCAGCAAGAACTGCAGCAATTAACCAGGAAATTAAACGCATCCTTACTGAAGTTCTTTTAAAG GTTACTGATGAGCTCTTTGATGAAATTGCAACTAAAGTTCTTATGGAAAATGATTTGACAGTTGAAG TCAATCACAACAATATATCAAATCATAAAGTCTCACAACCTCCTCCAGCTGTTCCAACTCCTAAGGCATCTGCGAAGGTTCTAGTTTCAGTTAAAGCCAGGGAACCGGAGACTGAAGAAGCCAGTGAAAATACTGGTTCCAGCTCCCCTGGAGATGTTTTAGGTCTTGCAAATTATGCctctgatgatgatgatgctggAGATGCTGAAATTCACAGCATGCCAAAGTCTAAAAATAACGATGTTCATCAGTCAAGCATAGATAAGCTTCCAGAAGAGGTACATAATACAGCTGAAGATAATTCACCTGTGGGACTTGAGGTGCATAATCGAGGCCAGAGAAACTTGGAGTTTGATCCCAGAAAAAGTAATGCATCTACATCCAAAAATAATAACAGTGGTGCAAGAGAGATAGATAATGAAAATAGTGTTGATAGCAAAAAATTGCTGGATGGAAATAATGGTTCTGGGTTGAATATGACATCAAGAGAAAAGATTGGAATGAAAACGAAGCCTCAACTACCTGGTGCAGATTTTGGTTCAAAAGAGTTAATGAATGATAATTCTCAACATACTGAAAACAGATTGAGATCAGTTGAAAATGATCGGCCTGATAGTAAAAAGAGTTCTAGAAAAGATAGAGGTAAGGAAATAGAGACTGGTGGTAGTGCAGGTGAGAAGGGAGATGAAAATCGTAGGAGGGAGGATGAAAGACATATAAGAAAGGAAAAGACAGATGATCGGAATGGTTCAAGAGATAAAAGGAAAGATTACAATGTCAGGCCTGAGGAAAAAACTAAGGAATCCAAGTCAAGAAAAAGATCCACTGACGTTGATGTCAAGGAGAATAGAAGAGATTTAGAGAAACAACATAGATCTAGTACCAAAGAAGTTATTGATAAAGAATGTAAATGGTCAAAGGAGGAGAATTCATCTAGAAATAAACTTACTAGTGACTCAAGCAAATGTAAGAGAAGGGGCTCCTCTTCAGTTAGCAGTAAGGGTAGAAACAGCAATGACAGCTCAGTTGGCCAGGCCAATGAGTCAAGTGATGATACATCACATGACTCTAAAAG GAAGCCACATTCAAGAAAACGTAATTTGTCTCCATCGCCTGACAGGCCTAGGAGaag ACAAGTTATGCGGTCACCACATAGCAGGCCATCTCAGCGCAGGCATTCTCCTTATTCTTCTCTTGAGACAACCAG GAGAAGAAGGTCAAGGTCCACATCACCTGTGAGGAGGCAGAGATGA
- the LOC123215994 gene encoding beta-arabinofuranosyltransferase RAY1 isoform X3: MKVLQVGVLSIWLSGLLFIALNFYATRNLTIFNSDRINHNHFNHSGPKIAIFTAPAPFIGSIGSSQSLAMRSWLGLSPQITVLLFTQHPSAVAFARDFGSRLMVEPNIDFTDWLLVASSHNVSRFPFYLSDDGKQWLTKDGRRVRTHEFQEILDQSQQGNLCEGKMLMAWNSGELPLNNGVFPPFLFGKGTHNPWVISEALLCELRFVFDASLTVSSFSLNDPVHWSNQFGRVSHVTDAEKRNWEYVGNSHLGALYGSSSFHEINSSCLAKVMNCYGKYNFVNMAKNTVFPVIHERPFTWKEKFFHSSSLKKTMACVDDTEASNRRLDCSLTDQLKTSAPLDYPFPLESLLSVVADKNRTVVLAVAGYSYKDMLMSWVCRLRLLRVTNFVVCALDHETYQFSILQGLPVFNDPSAPSNISFNDCHFGTKCFQRVTKVKSRIVLQILKLGYNVLLSDVDVYWFRNPLPLLYSFGLSVLAAQSDEHNRTGPINLPRRLNSGFYFARSNNLTIAAMEKVVKHAATSGLSEQPSFYDTLCGEGGSNRVGDNKCVEPETNLTVHFLDRKLFPNGAYLDLWLKKNVKGACAKIGCLVLHNNWISGRLKKLERQVLSGLWEYDITTRMCIQSWHKTKLMS, translated from the exons ATGAAG GTGTTGCAAGTGGGAGTGTTGTCAATATGGCTATCTGGGCTCCTCTTCATTGCTCTCAACTTTTATGCTACTCGTAACTTAACTATCTTCAACAGTGATCGAATTAACCATAACCACTTTAATCACAGCGGTCCGAAAATTGCAATATTCACTGCTCCTGCCCCCTTTATAGGTTCTATTGGATCCAGTCAGAGTTTAGCTATGCGGTCTTGGCTTGGTCTGTCACCGCAAATAACTGTTCTTCTCTTCACCCAACACCCTTCTGCGGTTGCTTTTGCTAGGGATTTTGGTTCCCGACTAATGGTTGAACCCAATATTGATTTCAC GGATTGGCTCCTTGTTGCTTCATCACACAATGTTTCCCGTTTTCCATTCTACTTGAGTGATGATGGAAAACAATGGCTAACTAAGGATGGGAGAAGGGTTAGAACCCATGAG tTTCAGGAGATTCTTGATCAGAGTCAGCAGGGGAATCTTTGTGAAGGGAAAATGCTAATGGCATGGAACAGTGGGGAGCTACCCTTAAACAATGGAGTCTTCCCTCCTTTCTTGTTTGGGAAGGGGACTCACAACCCCTGGGTCATTAGTGAGGCCTTGTTGTGTGAATTAAGATTTGTGTTTGATGCTAGTTTGACTGTCTCAAGTTTTTCTTTGAATGATCCTGTGCATTGGTCTAATCAGTTTGGCAGAGTATCCCATGTTACTGATGCAGAAAAGAGAAACTGGGAATATGTTGGCAATTCTCATCTTGGAGCGCTATATGGATCGTCTTCCTTTCATGAAATTAATTCTTCTTGTTTGGCAAAAGTTATGAATTGCTAcgggaaatataattttgtcaatATGGCAAAAAATACCGTTTTTCCAGTTATACATGAGAGGCCATTCACCTGGAAGGAAAAATTCTTCCATTCTTCAAGTTTAAAGAAAACTATGGCTTGTGTTGATGATACTGAAGCATCCAACAGAAGATTAGACTGCTCCCTCACAGATCAGTTAAAGACCTCTGCTCCATTAGATTATCCATTTCCATTAGAGTCACTTCTTTCAGTCGTTGCAGACAAGAATAGGACAGTTGTGCTTGCAGTTGCTGGATATAGCTACAAGGATATGCTGATGAGTTGGGTATGCAGATTACGCCTCCTCAGAGTCACTAATTTTGTGGTTTGTGCACTAGACCATGAAACCTATCAGTTTTCAATCTTGCAG GGCCTGCCTGTTTTCAATGATCCATCAGCTCCAAGTAATATCAGCTTTAATGATTGCCACTTTGGAACAAAATGCTTTCAGAGGGTTACCAAAGTGAAGTCCAGAATAGTTTTGCAGATACTGAAGCTAGGATACAATGTGCTTTTGAGTGATGTGGATGTGTATTGGTTCAGAAATCCATTGCCGTTGCTTTACTCTTTTGGTCTCTCTGTTCTTGCGGCACAGTCAGATGAGCACAACAGAACAG GACCTATAAACCTGCCAAGACGCCTGAACTCTGGCTTCTACTTTGCTCGTTCTAATAATTTAACAATTGCTGCTATGGAAAAAGTGGTGAAGCATGCTGCGACTTCTGGCCTATCTGAGCAGCCAAGCTTCTACGACACTTTATGCGGCGAAGGTGGGTCCAATCGTGTGGGTGATAATAAATGTGTGGAGCCTGAAACGAACTTAACAGTTCATTTCTTGGACAGAAAACTTTTCCCAAATGGGGCTTACTTAGACTTGTGGCTGAAGAAAAATGTGAAAGGAGCCTGTGCAAAGATAGGTTGTCTTGTTCTTCACAATAATTGGATCAGTGGGAGGTTAAAAAAATTGGAACGTCAGGTCTTGTCAGGCCTATGGGAGTATGACATTACCACAAGGATGTGTATACAGAGCTGGCACAAAACCAAGTTGATGAGTTAA
- the LOC123215994 gene encoding beta-arabinofuranosyltransferase RAY1 isoform X1: MKVLQVGVLSIWLSGLLFIALNFYATRNLTIFNSDRINHNHFNHSGPKIAIFTAPAPFIGSIGSSQSLAMRSWLGLSPQITVLLFTQHPSAVAFARDFGSRLMVEPNIDFTFLGTPFFHSMMARAWAFTSDIYVLIDPDTILLPDFIFMLNRAYKINRDWLLVASSHNVSRFPFYLSDDGKQWLTKDGRRVRTHEFQEILDQSQQGNLCEGKMLMAWNSGELPLNNGVFPPFLFGKGTHNPWVISEALLCELRFVFDASLTVSSFSLNDPVHWSNQFGRVSHVTDAEKRNWEYVGNSHLGALYGSSSFHEINSSCLAKVMNCYGKYNFVNMAKNTVFPVIHERPFTWKEKFFHSSSLKKTMACVDDTEASNRRLDCSLTDQLKTSAPLDYPFPLESLLSVVADKNRTVVLAVAGYSYKDMLMSWVCRLRLLRVTNFVVCALDHETYQFSILQGLPVFNDPSAPSNISFNDCHFGTKCFQRVTKVKSRIVLQILKLGYNVLLSDVDVYWFRNPLPLLYSFGLSVLAAQSDEHNRTGPINLPRRLNSGFYFARSNNLTIAAMEKVVKHAATSGLSEQPSFYDTLCGEGGSNRVGDNKCVEPETNLTVHFLDRKLFPNGAYLDLWLKKNVKGACAKIGCLVLHNNWISGRLKKLERQVLSGLWEYDITTRMCIQSWHKTKLMS; encoded by the exons ATGAAG GTGTTGCAAGTGGGAGTGTTGTCAATATGGCTATCTGGGCTCCTCTTCATTGCTCTCAACTTTTATGCTACTCGTAACTTAACTATCTTCAACAGTGATCGAATTAACCATAACCACTTTAATCACAGCGGTCCGAAAATTGCAATATTCACTGCTCCTGCCCCCTTTATAGGTTCTATTGGATCCAGTCAGAGTTTAGCTATGCGGTCTTGGCTTGGTCTGTCACCGCAAATAACTGTTCTTCTCTTCACCCAACACCCTTCTGCGGTTGCTTTTGCTAGGGATTTTGGTTCCCGACTAATGGTTGAACCCAATATTGATTTCAC GTTCCTTGGCACTCCATTCTTTCACTCGATGATGGCTAGAGCATGGGCATTTACCTCTGACATATATGTTTTGATAGATCCTGATACTATTCTCCTGCCTGACTTCATTTTTATGCTGAATCGTGCTTACAAGATTAACAGGGATTGGCTCCTTGTTGCTTCATCACACAATGTTTCCCGTTTTCCATTCTACTTGAGTGATGATGGAAAACAATGGCTAACTAAGGATGGGAGAAGGGTTAGAACCCATGAG tTTCAGGAGATTCTTGATCAGAGTCAGCAGGGGAATCTTTGTGAAGGGAAAATGCTAATGGCATGGAACAGTGGGGAGCTACCCTTAAACAATGGAGTCTTCCCTCCTTTCTTGTTTGGGAAGGGGACTCACAACCCCTGGGTCATTAGTGAGGCCTTGTTGTGTGAATTAAGATTTGTGTTTGATGCTAGTTTGACTGTCTCAAGTTTTTCTTTGAATGATCCTGTGCATTGGTCTAATCAGTTTGGCAGAGTATCCCATGTTACTGATGCAGAAAAGAGAAACTGGGAATATGTTGGCAATTCTCATCTTGGAGCGCTATATGGATCGTCTTCCTTTCATGAAATTAATTCTTCTTGTTTGGCAAAAGTTATGAATTGCTAcgggaaatataattttgtcaatATGGCAAAAAATACCGTTTTTCCAGTTATACATGAGAGGCCATTCACCTGGAAGGAAAAATTCTTCCATTCTTCAAGTTTAAAGAAAACTATGGCTTGTGTTGATGATACTGAAGCATCCAACAGAAGATTAGACTGCTCCCTCACAGATCAGTTAAAGACCTCTGCTCCATTAGATTATCCATTTCCATTAGAGTCACTTCTTTCAGTCGTTGCAGACAAGAATAGGACAGTTGTGCTTGCAGTTGCTGGATATAGCTACAAGGATATGCTGATGAGTTGGGTATGCAGATTACGCCTCCTCAGAGTCACTAATTTTGTGGTTTGTGCACTAGACCATGAAACCTATCAGTTTTCAATCTTGCAG GGCCTGCCTGTTTTCAATGATCCATCAGCTCCAAGTAATATCAGCTTTAATGATTGCCACTTTGGAACAAAATGCTTTCAGAGGGTTACCAAAGTGAAGTCCAGAATAGTTTTGCAGATACTGAAGCTAGGATACAATGTGCTTTTGAGTGATGTGGATGTGTATTGGTTCAGAAATCCATTGCCGTTGCTTTACTCTTTTGGTCTCTCTGTTCTTGCGGCACAGTCAGATGAGCACAACAGAACAG GACCTATAAACCTGCCAAGACGCCTGAACTCTGGCTTCTACTTTGCTCGTTCTAATAATTTAACAATTGCTGCTATGGAAAAAGTGGTGAAGCATGCTGCGACTTCTGGCCTATCTGAGCAGCCAAGCTTCTACGACACTTTATGCGGCGAAGGTGGGTCCAATCGTGTGGGTGATAATAAATGTGTGGAGCCTGAAACGAACTTAACAGTTCATTTCTTGGACAGAAAACTTTTCCCAAATGGGGCTTACTTAGACTTGTGGCTGAAGAAAAATGTGAAAGGAGCCTGTGCAAAGATAGGTTGTCTTGTTCTTCACAATAATTGGATCAGTGGGAGGTTAAAAAAATTGGAACGTCAGGTCTTGTCAGGCCTATGGGAGTATGACATTACCACAAGGATGTGTATACAGAGCTGGCACAAAACCAAGTTGATGAGTTAA
- the LOC123215994 gene encoding beta-arabinofuranosyltransferase RAY1 isoform X2, with translation MKVLQVGVLSIWLSGLLFIALNFYATRNLTIFNSDRINHNHFNHSGPKIAIFTAPAPFIGSIGSSQSLAMRSWLGLSPQITVLLFTQHPSAVAFARDFGSRLMVEPNIDFTFLGTPFFHSMMARAWAFTSDIYVLIDPDTILLPDFIFMLNRAYKINRDWLLVASSHNVSRFPFYLSDDGKQWLTKDGRRVRTHEEILDQSQQGNLCEGKMLMAWNSGELPLNNGVFPPFLFGKGTHNPWVISEALLCELRFVFDASLTVSSFSLNDPVHWSNQFGRVSHVTDAEKRNWEYVGNSHLGALYGSSSFHEINSSCLAKVMNCYGKYNFVNMAKNTVFPVIHERPFTWKEKFFHSSSLKKTMACVDDTEASNRRLDCSLTDQLKTSAPLDYPFPLESLLSVVADKNRTVVLAVAGYSYKDMLMSWVCRLRLLRVTNFVVCALDHETYQFSILQGLPVFNDPSAPSNISFNDCHFGTKCFQRVTKVKSRIVLQILKLGYNVLLSDVDVYWFRNPLPLLYSFGLSVLAAQSDEHNRTGPINLPRRLNSGFYFARSNNLTIAAMEKVVKHAATSGLSEQPSFYDTLCGEGGSNRVGDNKCVEPETNLTVHFLDRKLFPNGAYLDLWLKKNVKGACAKIGCLVLHNNWISGRLKKLERQVLSGLWEYDITTRMCIQSWHKTKLMS, from the exons ATGAAG GTGTTGCAAGTGGGAGTGTTGTCAATATGGCTATCTGGGCTCCTCTTCATTGCTCTCAACTTTTATGCTACTCGTAACTTAACTATCTTCAACAGTGATCGAATTAACCATAACCACTTTAATCACAGCGGTCCGAAAATTGCAATATTCACTGCTCCTGCCCCCTTTATAGGTTCTATTGGATCCAGTCAGAGTTTAGCTATGCGGTCTTGGCTTGGTCTGTCACCGCAAATAACTGTTCTTCTCTTCACCCAACACCCTTCTGCGGTTGCTTTTGCTAGGGATTTTGGTTCCCGACTAATGGTTGAACCCAATATTGATTTCAC GTTCCTTGGCACTCCATTCTTTCACTCGATGATGGCTAGAGCATGGGCATTTACCTCTGACATATATGTTTTGATAGATCCTGATACTATTCTCCTGCCTGACTTCATTTTTATGCTGAATCGTGCTTACAAGATTAACAGGGATTGGCTCCTTGTTGCTTCATCACACAATGTTTCCCGTTTTCCATTCTACTTGAGTGATGATGGAAAACAATGGCTAACTAAGGATGGGAGAAGGGTTAGAACCCATGAG GAGATTCTTGATCAGAGTCAGCAGGGGAATCTTTGTGAAGGGAAAATGCTAATGGCATGGAACAGTGGGGAGCTACCCTTAAACAATGGAGTCTTCCCTCCTTTCTTGTTTGGGAAGGGGACTCACAACCCCTGGGTCATTAGTGAGGCCTTGTTGTGTGAATTAAGATTTGTGTTTGATGCTAGTTTGACTGTCTCAAGTTTTTCTTTGAATGATCCTGTGCATTGGTCTAATCAGTTTGGCAGAGTATCCCATGTTACTGATGCAGAAAAGAGAAACTGGGAATATGTTGGCAATTCTCATCTTGGAGCGCTATATGGATCGTCTTCCTTTCATGAAATTAATTCTTCTTGTTTGGCAAAAGTTATGAATTGCTAcgggaaatataattttgtcaatATGGCAAAAAATACCGTTTTTCCAGTTATACATGAGAGGCCATTCACCTGGAAGGAAAAATTCTTCCATTCTTCAAGTTTAAAGAAAACTATGGCTTGTGTTGATGATACTGAAGCATCCAACAGAAGATTAGACTGCTCCCTCACAGATCAGTTAAAGACCTCTGCTCCATTAGATTATCCATTTCCATTAGAGTCACTTCTTTCAGTCGTTGCAGACAAGAATAGGACAGTTGTGCTTGCAGTTGCTGGATATAGCTACAAGGATATGCTGATGAGTTGGGTATGCAGATTACGCCTCCTCAGAGTCACTAATTTTGTGGTTTGTGCACTAGACCATGAAACCTATCAGTTTTCAATCTTGCAG GGCCTGCCTGTTTTCAATGATCCATCAGCTCCAAGTAATATCAGCTTTAATGATTGCCACTTTGGAACAAAATGCTTTCAGAGGGTTACCAAAGTGAAGTCCAGAATAGTTTTGCAGATACTGAAGCTAGGATACAATGTGCTTTTGAGTGATGTGGATGTGTATTGGTTCAGAAATCCATTGCCGTTGCTTTACTCTTTTGGTCTCTCTGTTCTTGCGGCACAGTCAGATGAGCACAACAGAACAG GACCTATAAACCTGCCAAGACGCCTGAACTCTGGCTTCTACTTTGCTCGTTCTAATAATTTAACAATTGCTGCTATGGAAAAAGTGGTGAAGCATGCTGCGACTTCTGGCCTATCTGAGCAGCCAAGCTTCTACGACACTTTATGCGGCGAAGGTGGGTCCAATCGTGTGGGTGATAATAAATGTGTGGAGCCTGAAACGAACTTAACAGTTCATTTCTTGGACAGAAAACTTTTCCCAAATGGGGCTTACTTAGACTTGTGGCTGAAGAAAAATGTGAAAGGAGCCTGTGCAAAGATAGGTTGTCTTGTTCTTCACAATAATTGGATCAGTGGGAGGTTAAAAAAATTGGAACGTCAGGTCTTGTCAGGCCTATGGGAGTATGACATTACCACAAGGATGTGTATACAGAGCTGGCACAAAACCAAGTTGATGAGTTAA